The Vulcanimicrobium alpinum sequence GACGGCGAGACGTTCACCTGCACGAGAACGCGCAGACGGCGCCCGGCGTCGCGCGACGCCTTTGCAAGCGCGAGGCCGGCGTCGAGCCGATCGACGCTCTGCACGACGTCGAACAAACCGGCGACCGCTTTCGCTTTGTTCGTCTGCACGTGGCCGATGAAGTGCCGCGTGCACGGCGGAAGGTCGACGTACTTCTCGCGCGCTTCCTGGACGTAGTTCTCTCCGATGTCGGCAAGACCGGCACCGAGCGCCTGCAGCACCGCCTCGCGCGGATGCTTCTTGGTGACCGCGAGGATCGCGACCGATCCTGCGGCCCGACCGGCGGCGACGCTGACGTCGTCGACGCGTTCGCGCAGCGCCGCTACGCGCTCCGCGACCGTTCCCGTGGCGAGGGCCATGGACCGGTATCTTCGCTGCGCCGGCCGGAAAACCCGCGCTCGCATGCGATCAGGCCGGCGCGTTTTCCATCCGCGTCGTGGTGCGCACACCGCGCCGGTACGAGTACGCGATCATCGCGATCCCGATGAAAATTTGTACCACGGCGACGAACTGGCCGCCGTCCAGGCCCAGCACGGTGAAGCCCGGCTCGCGCCAGATCTCGGCGACCGAGCGCGTGATCCCGTAGATGGTGAACCACGTCCAGGCGACGACGCCGTCGGGCGGACGCGAGCGGTAGACGAGCAGGATCACCGGAAGCGTCAGGATGTCGAGGATCGCTTCGAAGATCTGCGAGGGATAGCGCGGGCCGTCCGGATACGCCGGGAACGTGACGCAGTACGGATGGTCGGGATTGCAGAGTTTCCCCGGCAGCTCGTCGTTGATGAAGTTGACGAGCCGGGTGGTGAAGATCCCGATCGAGAGCAGCGGCACCACTTCGTCGCCGAGGATCCCGAAGGTGAGGCCGGGATGCTTGCGCAGGAAGAGCAGGATCGCGAGGATCACGCCGACGAGCGCGCCGTGGAACGCCATCCCGCCTTCCCAGATCGCGATGAACTTCAGCGGGTGGGCGGCGTAGTCGGCGAAGTTGTGCTTCGTGATCCAGTCCGCGATCAAGAAGCCGGTGCGCCCGCCGACGAGGACGCCGACCAGCGCGTAGACGAGGAAGTCCTGGATCTGATCGCTGGTGAGCCCGAGGCGCCGGCGTCCGGCGGGACGGTTCATCCACAGAAACACGCAGATGAACCCGAACAAGTACGAGAGGCCGTACCAGTGCACGGCGACCGGGCCGATCCGGAACGCGATCGGATCGATGTTCGGATAGCTGAACCAGTGGCTCACCCGGCGGCAGTTACGGCGCGGGGGTGCCGGCTCCCCGTGACCCGCGCTCCCTCGTTCTGCTTGCCACCGCGGCGGCACCAGGCGCGGTTGTGGAGGCGTCAAACCCCGGGAGTGCCGTGAACTCAGTCAACATCCTCACCGCTTTCCTCGCCGGCGTCGTCTCCTTCGTCTCGCCCTGCGTCCTGCCGCTGATCCCGGCCTACCTCTCGTTCCTCACCGGCTCGAGCCTCGAGGAGCTCAAGGCGCAGACCGACGCCGGCGACCGCGCGCGCGTGATGATCCACGCGCTGGCGTTCATCGGCGGCTTCACGCTGGTGTTCATGGCGCTCGGATTCACGGCGAGCGCGGTCGGGACGGCGCTGATTCAGTACCGCGACTGGGTCGCGAAGATCGGCGGCGTCATCGTGATCGTGCTGGGTCTCAACATGATCGGCGTCTTCAAGATCCCGTTCCTGATGATGGACAAGCGGCCGCAGTTCCGCAGCGCGAACCGCTCGTACATCGCGTCGTTTCTCGTCGGGCTGGGATTCGCCGCCGGCTGGTCGCCGTGCATCGGTCCGATCTTGGCGGGAATTCTGCTGAAGGCGAGTCAGGAGCAGTTCGCTGAGGCGACGGTGCTGCTGTTCTTCTACTCGATGGGCCTGGGACTGCCGTTCTTCCTGACCGCGGCGCTGATCTCGCGCGCGCTCGGCGCGCTCAACCGCGTGAAGCGGTATCTGGGCGCGATCGAGGTCGGCGCCGGCGCGTTTCTCGTTGCGACCGGCGTCGTGCTGGTGACCGGAACGTTCGGGCGCGTCGCGGGCTTCTTCTATCAATACGTGAAACCGCCGAGCCTGTAACACGCAGGCCGTGAAGCAAGTAAGCGAGCCGTAGGACCCGACGACCGGCGCGCGAACCCGCGACCGGTGATCGTCCTGTGGGTGGTGGCCGCCGTCGTGTTCGTGCTCGACCGGTGGTCCAAAGCACTCGTGCTCGGCTCGTTCGTTCCCGGCGAGAGCCGGATCGTCGTGCCGCACCTGCTGTGGTGGACGTTCGTGCAGAACACGCACGGCGCGTTCGGATTGTTCGGCAACTCGCCGGCGCTGCTGATCGCCCTCGCGATCATCGTGTTGGGGATCTTTGCGTACGCGTTCCGCGACGCCGTCGGGAATTCTCAGGCGGTGCGGATCGCGTTCGGGATGATCCTCGGCGGAGCGGTCGGGAACATCGTCGACCGCGTCCAGCATCAGTGGGTCGTCGACTTCATCGACTTCAAGACGATCTGGCCGAACGTCTTCAACATTGCCGACGCGTCGATCACGGTGGGCGTCGCGCTGCTCGTCATCGCGGCGCTGCGCCGCGAGGCGAGCGTCTGACGCACCGCGTCGACGACGCCGAGGCGGGGACGCGCCTCGACGTCCTGCTCGCGCGCCTGACCGGATTCTCGCGCTCGCACGTCTCCTCCGCGCTGCGCGCGGGCGCCGCAACGGTGAACGGCGCGTCCGGGAAGCCGAGCACCTTGCTCGAAGCCGGCGACGACGTCACCTACGCGATCGAGCCGCCGCGTCCGCTCGACGCCCAGGCCGAAGCGATCGCGCTCGACGTCGTGTACGAAGACGGCGACCTGCTCGTCGTCGACAAGCCCGCCGGGATGGTGACGCACCCTGCGCACGGCGCGACGGACGGAACGCTGGTGAACGCGCTCCTCGCGCACGTCGAGCATCTCCCGGGCGAGCGGATCCGCGCGGGGCTGATCCACCGCCTCGACCGCGACACCTCGGGGCTGCTGCTGGTCGCCAAGACCGACGACGCGCTCGGGACGCTCGGGCGCGCGATGCAGGCGCGCTACATCGAACGCGAATACCGCGGGATCGTCGTCGGCGTCCCCGACGATCCGGCCGGAACGATCCGCGGCGCGATCGGCCGCGATCCGCGCAACCGCATGAAGTACGCGATCCGCAGCGAGGGCAAACCCGCGGTCACGCACTACGAACTGCGCGAGAGGCTCGCCGGCGCGAGCGAGCTGACGTTCCGGCTCGAAACGGGACGCACGCACCAGATTCGCGTGCACATGGCGGCGCTCGGTCACCCGGTGGTGAACGATCCGATCTACGGCAGGAGTGATTCGCGCCTCCCGCTCCCGGGCCAGGCGCTGCACGCGTGGCGGCTGCGCTTCAAGCACCCGCGCACGAAGCAGATGCTCTCGTTCGAGAGCGAACCGCCGCCGGAATATCTCGCGACGCTGGCGCTGTTCCGGCGCAGCGAACCCGGCCGCGGATGATGCGATGATCGGCGATTTCGTCGTGCACGCAACCGCCGGGGCGGCGCGGCACGCGACATTCAGCACCGCGCACGGCGAGGTTGCGACACCGTGTTTCATGCCGGTCGGGACGCTTGCCGACGTGAAACTGCTCGAACCGCGCGACCTGCACGAGCTCAACGCGCGGATCGTGCTGGCGAACACCTACCATCTCTGGCTGCGGCCGGGCCGCGAGACGCTCGTCGCGGCCGGCGGACTCCACCGCTTCATGGCCTGGGACGGCCCGATCCTGACCGATTCCGGCGGGTACCAAGTCTTCAGTCTCGAGTCGCGCCGCGAGATCGACGACGACGGCGTGACGTTCCGCTCGCATCTCGACGGCAGCAAGCATCGCTTCACGCCCGAGAACGTCGTGGCGTTTCAGGAAGATCTCGGCGTCGACGTCGCGATGGCGTTCGACGAGTGCGTGAAGCTGCCGTCGTCGCGCAAGGACGTCGAACGCGCGGTGACGCGCACGACGGCGTGGGCGCAGCGCTGCGCGGCGGCGTGGCGGCGCGGCCCGACGATGCTCTTCGGGATCGTGCAGGGCGGCCTCGACGAAGATCTGCGCGCGCAGAGCTCCGCGGAGCTGGTCGCGTTGGATCTCCCGGGATACGCGATCGGCGGGCTCTCGGTCGGCGAGTCGCGCGCCGAGATGGACCGCGTCGCGCGCTTCACCGCCGCGCTGCTCCCCGCGAACAAGCCGCGGTATCTGATGGGCGTCGGGACGGTGCGCGATCTCGTCGCGGGGATCGACCGCGGGATCGATCTCTTCGACTGCGTCTATCCGACCCGCAGCGGACGGCACGGGCGCGCGCTGACCCGCAGCGGCATCGAGTACAACGTGCGCAACGCCGGCTGCGTGCGCGACTTCGGACCGCTCGATCCGGCCTGCGACTGCCGCGTCTGCGCGACCTACACCAAAGCCTACATCGCGCACCTTTTCCGCTCCGGCGAACTGCTCGCGCAGCGGCTGATCTCGTACCACAACGTTGCGGCGCTCACCAGCCTGGTGCGCGACGCGCGCGCGGCGATCGACGGCGGCCGGTGGAAGGCGTTCCGCGACGCGCTGCTCGCGAGCGCGTCGCCATAGCGCGTCGCCGCAGCCGAGCAGGCACGGCGCGCCCCGTCTTCAAACAGCGCCTCGTCGTGAGGAATGCGCTTCGTGGTGTCGCCGTCCTAGCCGCGCTCGCTGCTGCCGCCGCAGCGCCCGCCGCCGCCGATCCGGTTGACGCGACGTTCTCGATCACGATCAACGCGCTCGACGGGCACCATCAGGTCAACGGGGGCACCAGCGACCGGCTGAACTTCGCGCCGCTCCCGCTCGGCGAACTCGTCCTGCGCAGCCGTCGCGAGAGCGTGCGCATCGAAGGGCTGCCGCCGGTGACGTTCGGCTACAGCGGCGCCGGCGACGGCGCCGACTCGACGCGGCTCTCGATCGTCAACGCAACGTTGCG is a genomic window containing:
- the lgt gene encoding prolipoprotein diacylglyceryl transferase, which codes for MSHWFSYPNIDPIAFRIGPVAVHWYGLSYLFGFICVFLWMNRPAGRRRLGLTSDQIQDFLVYALVGVLVGGRTGFLIADWITKHNFADYAAHPLKFIAIWEGGMAFHGALVGVILAILLFLRKHPGLTFGILGDEVVPLLSIGIFTTRLVNFINDELPGKLCNPDHPYCVTFPAYPDGPRYPSQIFEAILDILTLPVILLVYRSRPPDGVVAWTWFTIYGITRSVAEIWREPGFTVLGLDGGQFVAVVQIFIGIAMIAYSYRRGVRTTTRMENAPA
- the tgt gene encoding tRNA guanosine(34) transglycosylase Tgt, producing the protein MIGDFVVHATAGAARHATFSTAHGEVATPCFMPVGTLADVKLLEPRDLHELNARIVLANTYHLWLRPGRETLVAAGGLHRFMAWDGPILTDSGGYQVFSLESRREIDDDGVTFRSHLDGSKHRFTPENVVAFQEDLGVDVAMAFDECVKLPSSRKDVERAVTRTTAWAQRCAAAWRRGPTMLFGIVQGGLDEDLRAQSSAELVALDLPGYAIGGLSVGESRAEMDRVARFTAALLPANKPRYLMGVGTVRDLVAGIDRGIDLFDCVYPTRSGRHGRALTRSGIEYNVRNAGCVRDFGPLDPACDCRVCATYTKAYIAHLFRSGELLAQRLISYHNVAALTSLVRDARAAIDGGRWKAFRDALLASASP
- a CDS encoding cytochrome c biogenesis CcdA family protein → MNSVNILTAFLAGVVSFVSPCVLPLIPAYLSFLTGSSLEELKAQTDAGDRARVMIHALAFIGGFTLVFMALGFTASAVGTALIQYRDWVAKIGGVIVIVLGLNMIGVFKIPFLMMDKRPQFRSANRSYIASFLVGLGFAAGWSPCIGPILAGILLKASQEQFAEATVLLFFYSMGLGLPFFLTAALISRALGALNRVKRYLGAIEVGAGAFLVATGVVLVTGTFGRVAGFFYQYVKPPSL
- the lspA gene encoding signal peptidase II, with amino-acid sequence MIVLWVVAAVVFVLDRWSKALVLGSFVPGESRIVVPHLLWWTFVQNTHGAFGLFGNSPALLIALAIIVLGIFAYAFRDAVGNSQAVRIAFGMILGGAVGNIVDRVQHQWVVDFIDFKTIWPNVFNIADASITVGVALLVIAALRREASV
- a CDS encoding YggS family pyridoxal phosphate-dependent enzyme, with protein sequence MRARVFRPAQRRYRSMALATGTVAERVAALRERVDDVSVAAGRAAGSVAILAVTKKHPREAVLQALGAGLADIGENYVQEAREKYVDLPPCTRHFIGHVQTNKAKAVAGLFDVVQSVDRLDAGLALAKASRDAGRRLRVLVQVNVSPSERFGAAPREAPGLAARLRDEGLDVDGVMAIGPLDGDVDGAFARARETFEQVGGTTLSLGMSGDWERAVRYGSTMIRIGTAIFGPRPAKERNAA
- a CDS encoding RluA family pseudouridine synthase gives rise to the protein MTHRVDDAEAGTRLDVLLARLTGFSRSHVSSALRAGAATVNGASGKPSTLLEAGDDVTYAIEPPRPLDAQAEAIALDVVYEDGDLLVVDKPAGMVTHPAHGATDGTLVNALLAHVEHLPGERIRAGLIHRLDRDTSGLLLVAKTDDALGTLGRAMQARYIEREYRGIVVGVPDDPAGTIRGAIGRDPRNRMKYAIRSEGKPAVTHYELRERLAGASELTFRLETGRTHQIRVHMAALGHPVVNDPIYGRSDSRLPLPGQALHAWRLRFKHPRTKQMLSFESEPPPEYLATLALFRRSEPGRG